From Streptomyces sp. TLI_053, a single genomic window includes:
- a CDS encoding carbohydrate ABC transporter permease, whose product MRGRGESGPLAKTLMHGALVLASLVALFPVAWILYVSLGPDKTDYLHPGAILDKITFSNYRTVLFDTDFTTWFGNAFLVSGVTTVFGVMIAASTGYAVSRMRFPGHRPLMWSLLVTQMFPIAVLIVPMYTILSRLGLLDSYLGLILVYSTTTVPYCGWLLKGYFDTIPVEIDEAGRVDGLSPFGTFWRLVLPLARPGLAVAAFYSFLTAWAEVAFASTFMLSSDKYTLAVGLQTFVSEHDAQWNLMAATAVLIAIPSSVLFYLVQRHLVTGLTAGASKS is encoded by the coding sequence ATCCGGGGCCGGGGCGAGAGCGGCCCGCTCGCCAAGACCCTGATGCACGGCGCGCTGGTCCTGGCCAGCCTGGTCGCCCTGTTCCCGGTGGCGTGGATCCTCTACGTCTCGCTCGGCCCGGACAAGACCGACTACCTGCACCCCGGCGCGATCCTCGACAAGATCACCTTCTCCAACTACCGCACGGTGCTGTTCGACACCGACTTCACGACCTGGTTCGGCAACGCCTTCCTGGTCTCCGGCGTCACCACCGTGTTCGGCGTGATGATCGCCGCCTCCACCGGCTACGCGGTCTCCCGGATGCGCTTCCCCGGGCACCGGCCGCTGATGTGGTCGCTGCTGGTCACCCAGATGTTCCCGATCGCGGTGCTGATCGTGCCGATGTACACGATTCTCTCCCGGCTCGGCCTGCTGGACAGCTACCTCGGCCTGATCCTGGTCTACTCGACCACCACCGTGCCCTACTGCGGCTGGCTGCTGAAGGGCTACTTCGACACCATCCCGGTCGAGATCGACGAGGCCGGCCGGGTCGACGGGCTCTCCCCGTTCGGCACCTTCTGGCGGCTGGTGCTGCCGCTCGCCCGCCCGGGCCTGGCCGTCGCCGCCTTCTACTCCTTCCTCACCGCCTGGGCCGAGGTCGCCTTCGCCTCCACCTTCATGCTCAGCTCCGACAAGTACACGCTGGCCGTGGGCCTGCAGACCTTCGTCAGCGAGCACGACGCCCAGTGGAACCTGATGGCCGCCACCGCGGTGCTGATCGCGATCCCCTCCTCGGTCCTCTTCTACCTGGTGCAGCGTCACCTGGTGACCGGGCTGACCGCCGGGGCCTCGAAGTCCTGA
- a CDS encoding sugar ABC transporter permease, whose product MSVAVQGATGQGSRQRDPRPGLMERLKRSYAKHWYAYAMIAPVVLVLGVLVLYPLAEGLWLTLTDANSLNAARKIGVNEIPATYRFVGLDNYADILWGPGSYDRFWSHFVWTISWTALCVGLHYTIGLGLALLLNQKLRGRAVYRMLLILPWAVPTFVTVFSWRLMLADGGAVNGLLSALHLPEPGWLDDPLAQKAAAVLVNTWVGVPFMMISLLGGLQSIPAELYEAAEMDGATAWQRFRHVTLPGLRTVSSTVVLLGVIWTFNQFAVIFLLFGANGAPDAQLLVTWAYRLGFGQQPRDYAQSAAYGVILLSILIVFTGFYRRWLARNERANG is encoded by the coding sequence ATGTCAGTCGCCGTGCAGGGCGCCACCGGCCAGGGCAGCCGGCAGCGCGATCCGCGTCCGGGCCTGATGGAGCGCCTCAAGCGCTCGTACGCCAAGCACTGGTACGCCTACGCGATGATCGCACCGGTCGTGCTCGTCCTCGGCGTCCTGGTGCTCTACCCGCTCGCCGAGGGACTCTGGCTCACCCTCACCGACGCCAACAGCCTCAACGCGGCCAGGAAGATCGGCGTCAACGAGATCCCGGCGACCTACCGGTTCGTCGGCCTCGACAACTACGCCGACATCCTCTGGGGTCCCGGCTCCTACGACCGGTTCTGGTCGCACTTCGTCTGGACCATCTCCTGGACCGCCCTCTGCGTCGGTCTGCACTACACCATCGGCCTCGGCCTCGCCCTGCTGCTCAACCAGAAGCTCCGCGGCCGCGCCGTCTACCGGATGCTGCTCATCCTGCCCTGGGCCGTGCCGACCTTCGTCACCGTCTTCTCGTGGCGGCTGATGCTCGCCGACGGCGGCGCCGTCAACGGCCTGCTCTCCGCGCTGCACCTGCCCGAGCCCGGCTGGCTGGACGACCCGCTCGCCCAGAAGGCCGCCGCCGTCCTGGTCAACACCTGGGTCGGCGTGCCGTTCATGATGATCTCGCTGCTCGGCGGGCTCCAGTCGATCCCGGCCGAGCTGTACGAGGCCGCCGAGATGGACGGCGCCACCGCCTGGCAGCGGTTCCGCCACGTCACCCTGCCCGGGCTGCGCACCGTCTCCTCGACCGTCGTCCTGCTCGGGGTGATCTGGACGTTCAACCAGTTCGCCGTGATCTTCCTGCTGTTCGGCGCCAACGGTGCGCCGGACGCCCAGCTGCTGGTCACCTGGGCCTACCGGCTCGGCTTCGGCCAGCAGCCCCGGGACTACGCGCAGTCCGCCGCCTACGGCGTGATCCTGCTCTCCATCCTGATCGTCTTCACCGGCTTCTACCGCCGCTGGCTCGCCCGCAACGAGCGCGCGAACGGCTGA
- a CDS encoding LacI family DNA-binding transcriptional regulator encodes MTTARLSDIAAQAGVSEATVSRVLNGKANVSAATRQTVLAALDVLGYERPTRLRQRSAGLIGLITPELSNPIFPALAQVIEQALSRHGYTPVLCTQTPGGSTEDELVEMLVDRGVAGIVFVSGLHADSTADHDRYARLAGRGVPFVLINGYSEKIDAPFISPDDRAAMWMAVQHLAELGHERIGLAVGQRRYVPVLRKIEGFTAALREVLGHTPEEAEELVRHTLFSVEGGHAAAGALLDKGCTAIVCGSDMMALGAIRAVRQRGLAVPQDVSVVGFDDSPLIAFTEPPLTTVRQPVEAMATAAVDALLEEVGGNAAQRGEFMFQPELVMRGSTGGRAR; translated from the coding sequence GTGACTACGGCGCGACTCTCAGACATCGCGGCGCAGGCGGGGGTCAGTGAGGCCACCGTCTCCCGCGTGCTCAACGGCAAGGCGAACGTCTCCGCCGCCACCCGGCAGACCGTGCTGGCGGCGCTGGACGTGCTCGGCTACGAGCGGCCGACCCGGCTGCGCCAGCGCAGTGCCGGGCTGATCGGGCTGATCACCCCGGAACTGAGCAACCCGATCTTCCCGGCGCTGGCCCAGGTGATCGAGCAGGCGCTGAGCCGGCACGGCTACACACCGGTGCTCTGCACCCAGACCCCGGGCGGCTCCACCGAGGACGAACTGGTCGAGATGCTGGTCGACCGGGGCGTGGCGGGCATCGTCTTCGTCTCCGGACTGCACGCCGACAGCACCGCCGACCACGACCGCTACGCCCGGCTGGCCGGGCGCGGCGTGCCGTTCGTGCTGATCAACGGCTACAGCGAGAAGATCGACGCGCCGTTCATCTCGCCGGACGACCGGGCCGCGATGTGGATGGCCGTCCAGCACCTGGCCGAACTCGGCCACGAGCGGATCGGACTGGCCGTCGGGCAGCGCCGGTACGTGCCGGTGCTGCGCAAGATCGAGGGCTTCACGGCGGCCCTGCGGGAGGTGCTCGGGCACACCCCGGAGGAGGCCGAGGAGCTCGTCCGGCACACGCTGTTCAGCGTCGAGGGCGGGCACGCGGCGGCCGGGGCGCTGCTGGACAAGGGCTGCACGGCGATCGTCTGCGGCAGCGACATGATGGCGCTGGGCGCGATCCGGGCGGTCCGTCAGCGGGGCCTGGCGGTGCCGCAGGACGTCTCGGTGGTCGGCTTCGACGACTCGCCGCTGATAGCTTTCACCGAGCCGCCGCTGACCACCGTGCGCCAGCCGGTGGAGGCGATGGCCACCGCCGCCGTGGACGCCCTGCTGGAGGAGGTCGGCGGGAACGCCGCCCAGCGCGGGGAGTTCATGTTCCAGCCGGAGCTGGTGATGCGCGGCTCGACCGGGGGCCGCGCACGCTGA
- a CDS encoding alpha-amylase family glycosyl hydrolase has translation MTQNLADTSRPAADATAHEAGAGADRGWWRDAVIYQVYPRSFADSNGDGMGDLPGIRSRLPYLRDLGVDAVWLSPFYASPQADAGYDVADYRAVDPMFGTLLDADALIRDAHALGLRIIVDLVPNHSSDQHEWFQRALREGPGSPLRERYHFRPGKGENGELPPNDWESIFGGPAWTRTENPDGTPGDWYLHLFAPEQPDFDWDSPAVADEFRSILRFWLDMGVDGFRIDVAHGLVKAPGLPDLGGGDQLKLLGNDVMPFFDQDGVHEIYRSWRRILDEYPGQRIGVAEAWTPTVERTANYVRPDELHQAFNFQYLGTSWDAAELRAVIDLSLDSMRPVDAPTTWVLSNHDVTRHATRFANPPGLGTQIRTPGDRALGLRRARAATLLMLALPGSAYVYQGEELGLPDVTDLPDEVRQDPSFFRQAGQDGYRDGCRVPIPWSGAEAPYGFGPDAGGPSWLPQPAEWAALSVEAQTGDPTSTLELYRSALALRRNTADLGGGREVEWLESPEGTLVFRRGSFVCTVNTTGAPVAIPAPGRLLLTSAGADPLVVDGEAVLAADSTDWWAV, from the coding sequence ATGACCCAGAACCTGGCCGACACCTCCCGGCCCGCCGCCGACGCCACCGCTCACGAGGCGGGTGCCGGCGCGGACAGAGGCTGGTGGCGGGACGCGGTCATCTACCAGGTGTACCCGCGCAGTTTCGCCGACTCCAACGGCGACGGCATGGGCGACCTGCCCGGCATCCGCAGCCGTCTGCCCTACCTGCGCGACCTCGGCGTGGACGCCGTCTGGCTCTCGCCGTTCTACGCCTCCCCGCAGGCCGACGCCGGCTACGACGTGGCCGACTACCGGGCGGTGGACCCGATGTTCGGCACCCTGCTGGACGCCGACGCGCTGATCCGCGACGCCCACGCGCTGGGCCTGCGGATCATCGTGGACCTCGTCCCGAACCACTCCTCCGACCAGCACGAGTGGTTCCAGCGCGCCCTGCGCGAGGGGCCCGGCTCCCCGCTGCGCGAGCGCTACCACTTCCGCCCCGGCAAGGGCGAGAACGGCGAACTGCCGCCCAACGACTGGGAGTCCATCTTCGGCGGCCCGGCCTGGACCCGCACCGAGAACCCGGACGGCACCCCGGGCGACTGGTACCTGCACCTGTTCGCCCCCGAGCAGCCGGACTTCGACTGGGACAGTCCGGCCGTCGCCGACGAGTTCCGCTCGATCCTGCGGTTCTGGCTGGACATGGGCGTCGACGGCTTCCGGATCGACGTCGCCCACGGCCTGGTCAAGGCCCCCGGCCTGCCCGACCTCGGCGGCGGCGACCAGCTCAAGCTGCTCGGCAACGACGTCATGCCGTTCTTCGACCAGGACGGCGTGCACGAGATCTACCGCAGCTGGCGCAGGATCCTCGACGAGTACCCGGGGCAGCGGATCGGCGTCGCCGAGGCCTGGACCCCGACCGTCGAGCGCACCGCCAACTACGTCCGCCCCGACGAGCTGCACCAGGCCTTCAACTTCCAGTACCTGGGCACCTCCTGGGACGCCGCCGAGCTGCGCGCGGTGATCGACCTCTCGCTCGACTCGATGCGCCCGGTCGACGCCCCCACCACCTGGGTGCTGTCCAACCACGACGTCACCCGGCACGCCACCCGGTTCGCCAACCCGCCCGGACTCGGCACCCAGATCCGCACCCCCGGCGACCGCGCGCTCGGCCTGCGCCGCGCCCGCGCCGCGACCCTGCTGATGCTCGCCCTGCCCGGATCCGCCTACGTCTACCAGGGCGAGGAGCTCGGCCTGCCGGACGTCACCGACCTGCCCGACGAGGTCCGCCAGGACCCGTCGTTCTTCCGCCAGGCCGGCCAGGACGGCTACCGCGACGGCTGCCGGGTCCCGATCCCGTGGTCCGGCGCCGAGGCCCCGTACGGCTTCGGCCCGGACGCCGGCGGCCCGTCCTGGCTGCCGCAGCCCGCCGAGTGGGCCGCGCTCAGCGTCGAGGCGCAGACCGGCGACCCGACCTCCACCCTGGAGCTGTACCGCTCCGCGCTGGCCCTGCGCCGGAACACCGCCGACCTCGGCGGCGGCCGGGAGGTCGAGTGGCTGGAGAGCCCGGAGGGCACCCTGGTGTTCCGCCGCGGCTCCTTCGTCTGCACCGTCAACACCACCGGCGCCCCGGTCGCGATACCGGCGCCCGGCCGGCTGCTGCTGACCTCCGCCGGCGCCGACCCCCTGGTCGTCGACGGCGAGGCGGTGCTGGCCGCGGACAGCACCGACTGGTGGGCGGTCTGA